TCGTGCGTGGGTCCTTTGCGGCGGTGCCGCGCGTATGAACAGGCCCGCAGTGTAGAGTCCCGGCGCCCGGGCCGCAGGTCGTGCTCCGCAACGAAAGGTCGTGCCAGTGGAACGAAACACGCAGTTGCAGGGCGATATGCAACCAGCACGGGTGTGGACGCTGAGCGACGGCCACGCCGGCAACCTGCGGCAGGCGGCGGCGCTCGCCGGTGCGCTCGGTCTCGAGGCGCATGACTGGCAACTGGATGCCCGCATGCCGTGGCGCCTGGCGGCGCCGCGTGCCCTGCCGGGTGCGCGAGGAGCATTCGGGGCGACGTTCGCGCATGCGCTGGCGCAGCCACCGCGGCTTGCGATCGGTTGCGGAAGGCAGGGCGCTCTGGCCACCCGCCTCGCCGGCGCGGCCGGTGCACGCACGGTGCAGATCCTCGATCCACGGATCGATCCGCACCATTGGGATCTCGTGGTCGCGCCCGGACACGACGGCCTGCGCGGCGACAACGTGCTCACCCTGCTGGGCAGCCTGCATCCTGTCGACGACGCATGGCTGGCCGCCGCGCATGCGTCCCACCCGGCGCTGGCCGCGCTACCCGGCCCGCGCACCGCGCTGCTCCTGGGCGGGCCCAGCCGGCATGTGGAATTCGACCTGGCCGCGTTCGAGCGGCTGGCGGCGACGCTGCTGCCACGCATCACCGCCGAGGGTGGCAGCCTGCTGGCCACGGTGTCGCGGCGCACACCACTCGACGTCCTCACCGCCCTGCGCGCACGCGCCGCCGACCTGCCCGGCATGTGCTGGACCGGGCCCGGTGATGGCGCCAATCCGTATGCCGGCCTGCTGGCCTGGGCCGACCGCATCGTCTGCAGCGCGGACTCGGTGAACATGCTGTCGGAAGCCGGCGCCACCCGGGTGCCGGTGTTCGTCGCCGAGCCGGAACGCGTGCGCGGGCGGCCGCGGCGGTTCATCGATGCGTTGCTGGCGCGCGGACGCGTGCGGGCGCTGGATGCGGCGCTGGCGCCGTTCGACGTCGAGCCGCTGCGCGAGACCGCGCGCATCGCCGCCCTGGTGCGCGAGCGCCTCGACCTGCGCGATTGAGCGGCCACCGCCGGCGGGCGATCGCGTGGCGTACAATCGCCGCGCTTCAGGTGACCCGGCATTGGCCGGGTTGAACACGCCAGTGTTCAACGGGAAGCCGGTGACGCACGCGGATCATTCCGCGGCCATTCCGGCGCTGCCCCCGCAACGGTAAGCGAGTCGAGGCGTCGCATCCGCCACTGTGGTTACCGCGCAAGCGGCCCATGGGAAGGCGCGGCGCCGGGGCCGGTCCACGACCGGTCCACTCGCGAGCCCGGAGACCGGCCTGGAGCGGGCCCCGGCCCGAGCGGTTTGCCGATGCGGTGGGCATCGAGGCTGCGCGATGCGCCCGTGCGCATCCGTGCCTCGTGCGTTCTCCTCTGTGTGCATCCGTGCGGGTCGATCGCGGCAGCCGCATCCAGCGCCTGCCTCCACTCGACACGCGTGCGAGGGTGCACGCGAGGAGTTTCCATGCACGTCCGACCATTGTTCCTGGCCATCGCGGCCGCCCTGCCACTGCTGCCGCACGCAGCCCACGCCGTCACTGCCGCCGTCGACCTCGACGAAGTGGTGGTCACCGGCACCCGCACGCCGATCCGCCTCGTCGACAGCATCGCCCCGGTGCAGGTGATCAACCGCGACGACATCGAACGCAGCCAGGCCAGCTCGCTGCCGGACCTGCTGCGCGGGCGCGCCGGCATCGACCTGGTCAACCAGGGCGGCCCCGGCAAGCTCACCACGATCTCCATGCGCGGCACCGAATCCGACCATGTGCTGGTGCTGGTGGACGGCGTGCGCATGGGGACCGCGACTGCCGGCCTGGTGATGTTCCAGGACCTGCCGCTGGAGCAGATCGATCGCATCGAGATCGTGCGCGGCCCGCGTTCGAGCCTGTACGGCTCGGAGGCGCTGGGCGGGGTGATCCAGATCTTCACCCGTCGCGACCAGGGTGCCGCCACGCCGCGCTTCAGCGCCGGCTTCGGCAGCCACAACCTGCGCCAGGCCAGTGCCGGCATCGGCGCCGGTGGCGAACGCGGCTGGTATGGCGTGGACGTTGCCTGGCAGCGCACCGACGGCATCGATGCCTGCCGCGGTTCGGCGACGCTGTTCGCCGGCTGCTTCGCCGACGAGCCCGACCGCGACGGCTACCGCAACCGCTCGCTCAACCTGCGCGGCGGGATCGACCTCGGCCGCGACCTCGCGCTGGAAGCCAGCCTGCTGCGCGCGGCGTCCGAGAACGAGTACGACGGCACCGTGTTCGGCGGCAACGAGTCCGAGAACCTGCAGCAGGCCATGGGTTCGAAGCTCACCTGGACGGTCTCGCCGCGGCTGCTCCTGACCGCACAGGCCGGACGCTCGTACGACAGGTCGGACAACTACTTCGTCGACGACGCCACCCCGCGCAGATTGCTGAGCGAGTTCGACACCCGCCGCGACACCGCCTCGCTGCAGGCCGATGTCGACCTCGCCGCGGGCCGCATGCTGTCGGTCGGCGTGGACTGGCAGGACGATCGGGTCGACAGCACCACCGACTACGACGTGGCCACGCGCGACAACCTCGGCGTGTTCGCCGGTTTCCACGGCACGTTCGGCACGCATCGCCTGCAGGCCAGCGTGCGCCATGACGACAACCAGCAGTACGGCACCCACACCACCGGCAGCCTCGGCTGGGGCCTGGCGCTTGGCCACGGGCTGCGGCTGACCGCCGGCTACGCAACGGGCTTCCGCGCGCCCAGTTTCAACGAGCTGTACTTCCCGATCTCCGGCAACCCGGCGCTGGGGCCGGAAACGTCGAAGAGCCTCAACGCCGGCATCGCCCAGGCCGGCGACGGTTGGCACTGGGCGCTGGATGCCTACCAGAACGAGGTCGACGATCTGATCGGCTACGACAGCGGCTTCAACCTGATCCAGGCCGATACTGCGCGTATCCGCGGGGCCGAACTCACGGCCGGCGTGGACCTGGCGGGCTGGGACGTCGGCGTGCAGCTGAGCCATGTCGACCCGCGCAACCGCAGCGAGGGACCCAACCGCGACAACCTGCTCACCCGCCGCGCACGCAACAGCGGCCGGGTCGACGTGGACCGTGAATTCGGGGCGTTCCGTCTCGGTGCCACTCTCAACGGCGCCGGCCACCGCTACGACGATGCCGCCAACCGGGTGCGGCTGGGCGGCTTCGCCACCACCGACCTGCGCGTGGAATACGCGTTTGCTCCCGCGTGGCGCGTGCAGGCGCGGCTGGCCAACGTGTTCGACCGCCGCTACGAGACCATCCGCTGGTACAACCAGCCCGGCCGCGAGTTCGTGGTGACCCTGCGCTACGCGCCGGTGCGCTGACGCGCGGCCCCCGTCGCCCTCACCCCTGCCCCGACAGGGGCGGGTGAGGGCGCTCTTCGCGTGAGGCTTTCTTCGCACGGCAGGCCCAACCCGGAGCGGCCAGTGGCTTTGTCCGGGCTGCTGGCTCACTGCCGACCGAAGCGTCACTCCAGCCCGAGCAGTTCCCCGAAGCGGTCGATCACCGCAAGCGCCCCCGCCGCATGCAGGTCGAAACTGCGCGGGTAGCCGTAGCTGACCAGCACCACCGGCATGCCGGCCGCGCGCGCGGCGGCGAAGTCGGTTTCGGAGTCGCCAACCATCAGGCAACGCGCGGGTTCCACATCCAGCTGCGCGGCCAGGTGCAGCAGCGGGCGCGGGTCCGGCTTGCGCCAGGCCAGGCTGTCGCCACCGACGACACCCTCGAAATAGCCATCGATGCCCATCGCCGCCAGCAGCGGCGGCACGAAGCGCGACGGCTTGTTGGTGCAAACCGCCATCCGCACGCCGCGGTCGCGCAATGTCTGCAGGGTGTCGACGACGCCGTCATACAGCCGCGGATCCAGCAGCAGGCAGGCCTCGTAATGGACCATGAAGCGTGCGTACACGGCATCGGCCTCGAGGGTGCTGCCGGCATCGCGCAGCGCGCTGGTGATCAGCTGGTGCGCGCCTTCGCCGATCCAGCCGAGGATGCGCGCCTCCGGCACGCGCGGCAGGCCGAGCTCGACCAGCATGCGGTTGACCGCTTCGGCGATGTCCGACGCACTGTCGACAAGGGTGCCGTCGAGGTCGAACAGGACGGCGGAGAACGGAAACGTCATGGCGGTCTGCAGCTGCGGGCGGGCCATTCTCGCATCCGCACGCAGCGACGTCCGCGCACCGCGAGGCGGCATCGGGTGCACGACGCGCCACGCCGATGTCGCGCGGCTGCGTTGCCGGCGCGGCGGAACACAGCTTCGTGTGCGGCGGCGTCCGCCTGCGCCGCCAGCGCGCTATGGTGCTGACCCTGCAGTACCGGAGCCGACGCATGTCCCCGATCACCACCACCGCCGTCATCGCATCGCCGGATCCCGCGCGCCTGTTGCGTACGCTGTGCAACCACTGGCGGCACAAGTTCGAGATCCACCGCGACCATGACGGCCACGCGCACATACCGTTCACCGCCGACGGCGGCGCGGATTTCGATGTCGACGGCGATGGCCTGCGCATCCGCCTGCAGCATGCCGATGCCGACGAGCGC
This portion of the Luteimonas yindakuii genome encodes:
- a CDS encoding mitochondrial fission ELM1 family protein, whose amino-acid sequence is MQPARVWTLSDGHAGNLRQAAALAGALGLEAHDWQLDARMPWRLAAPRALPGARGAFGATFAHALAQPPRLAIGCGRQGALATRLAGAAGARTVQILDPRIDPHHWDLVVAPGHDGLRGDNVLTLLGSLHPVDDAWLAAAHASHPALAALPGPRTALLLGGPSRHVEFDLAAFERLAATLLPRITAEGGSLLATVSRRTPLDVLTALRARAADLPGMCWTGPGDGANPYAGLLAWADRIVCSADSVNMLSEAGATRVPVFVAEPERVRGRPRRFIDALLARGRVRALDAALAPFDVEPLRETARIAALVRERLDLRD
- the btuB gene encoding TonB-dependent vitamin B12 receptor, whose amino-acid sequence is MHVRPLFLAIAAALPLLPHAAHAVTAAVDLDEVVVTGTRTPIRLVDSIAPVQVINRDDIERSQASSLPDLLRGRAGIDLVNQGGPGKLTTISMRGTESDHVLVLVDGVRMGTATAGLVMFQDLPLEQIDRIEIVRGPRSSLYGSEALGGVIQIFTRRDQGAATPRFSAGFGSHNLRQASAGIGAGGERGWYGVDVAWQRTDGIDACRGSATLFAGCFADEPDRDGYRNRSLNLRGGIDLGRDLALEASLLRAASENEYDGTVFGGNESENLQQAMGSKLTWTVSPRLLLTAQAGRSYDRSDNYFVDDATPRRLLSEFDTRRDTASLQADVDLAAGRMLSVGVDWQDDRVDSTTDYDVATRDNLGVFAGFHGTFGTHRLQASVRHDDNQQYGTHTTGSLGWGLALGHGLRLTAGYATGFRAPSFNELYFPISGNPALGPETSKSLNAGIAQAGDGWHWALDAYQNEVDDLIGYDSGFNLIQADTARIRGAELTAGVDLAGWDVGVQLSHVDPRNRSEGPNRDNLLTRRARNSGRVDVDREFGAFRLGATLNGAGHRYDDAANRVRLGGFATTDLRVEYAFAPAWRVQARLANVFDRRYETIRWYNQPGREFVVTLRYAPVR
- a CDS encoding phosphoglycolate phosphatase codes for the protein MARPQLQTAMTFPFSAVLFDLDGTLVDSASDIAEAVNRMLVELGLPRVPEARILGWIGEGAHQLITSALRDAGSTLEADAVYARFMVHYEACLLLDPRLYDGVVDTLQTLRDRGVRMAVCTNKPSRFVPPLLAAMGIDGYFEGVVGGDSLAWRKPDPRPLLHLAAQLDVEPARCLMVGDSETDFAAARAAGMPVVLVSYGYPRSFDLHAAGALAVIDRFGELLGLE
- a CDS encoding DUF2218 domain-containing protein; the encoded protein is MSPITTTAVIASPDPARLLRTLCNHWRHKFEIHRDHDGHAHIPFTADGGADFDVDGDGLRIRLQHADADERARLQRVIENHLRRFDRDESLAFDWSPATGA